The Thiosulfativibrio zosterae genome has a window encoding:
- a CDS encoding sigma 54-interacting transcriptional regulator: MSQIFSDAFNKNPNAMIIIDPVKDEICYVNLAAEALLKQSNKTLTTLKATQLFRHCIPTLFTFTEEALIKTTAWTRDLHIQFNDDQPIYLEVSAGKISQNSNQRKEFICLTLQSQQEINRRRIKSDAKFLHQNGLEHWKTIEHIFREFEHENKLILEAAGEGIYGVDIHGKTTFINPAAEKILGWKSEELIGKSMHEMIHHSREDGNHYESKNCHIYAAFRDGEVRHVDNEIFWHKNNYPIPVEYTSTPIMDNHQLIGAVVIFRDVSERKLAERKLHEALNEVQSLKKRLELENAYLQEEYREEHHYKEIVGKSLAIRKVIQQIELVAPTDASVLISGESGTGKELIARAIHDSSQHKNRPLIRVNCASIPRELFESEFFGHVKGAFTGAINDRAGRFELANGGTLFLDEVGEIPFELQGKLLRVLQEQQFERVGESKTRSVDVRIIAATNRDLKEEVAKKQFREDLFFRLNVFPIESIPLRERTEDIPLLANHLLKIARKKFVKPNIQLTVGDIQKLIDYQWPGNIRELLNVIERGIILATDSRLELNLPLTNQNYTSLKNDIENTFQIQTKQELSNLDKQNIINALKACRGKIFGQNGAAEALKIKPTTLASRIKKYQINRHQYIN, translated from the coding sequence ATGTCTCAAATTTTTAGTGATGCATTTAACAAAAATCCTAATGCAATGATTATTATCGACCCAGTAAAGGATGAAATTTGTTATGTAAATCTAGCTGCTGAAGCTTTACTAAAGCAATCAAATAAAACACTCACAACTTTAAAAGCAACTCAATTATTTCGGCACTGCATCCCTACTCTGTTCACTTTTACTGAAGAAGCACTTATTAAAACAACCGCTTGGACAAGAGATTTACACATCCAATTTAATGATGATCAACCGATTTATCTCGAGGTTAGTGCGGGAAAAATATCCCAAAATAGCAATCAAAGAAAAGAGTTTATTTGCCTTACGCTACAAAGCCAACAAGAAATAAATCGCAGGCGGATTAAATCAGACGCTAAATTTTTACATCAAAATGGATTGGAACACTGGAAAACCATAGAGCATATTTTTCGTGAGTTTGAACACGAAAATAAACTTATTCTTGAGGCCGCTGGTGAAGGCATTTACGGTGTGGACATTCACGGAAAAACTACTTTCATAAACCCAGCGGCTGAAAAAATATTGGGTTGGAAATCTGAAGAACTGATAGGTAAAAGCATGCATGAAATGATTCACCATAGCCGTGAGGATGGGAATCACTATGAAAGCAAAAACTGTCATATCTATGCAGCCTTTAGGGATGGTGAAGTGCGTCATGTAGATAATGAAATTTTTTGGCATAAAAATAATTACCCTATTCCGGTCGAATACACGAGTACGCCCATTATGGATAACCATCAACTCATAGGTGCAGTGGTTATTTTTCGCGATGTTAGCGAGAGGAAGCTTGCAGAAAGAAAACTTCACGAAGCCTTAAATGAAGTGCAATCTCTAAAGAAACGATTAGAACTTGAAAATGCCTATTTACAAGAAGAATATCGCGAAGAACATCACTATAAAGAAATTGTTGGCAAAAGCCTCGCAATTCGTAAAGTCATTCAACAAATTGAACTGGTTGCACCTACAGATGCTAGCGTACTCATTAGTGGCGAGTCAGGCACAGGTAAGGAACTGATTGCCAGAGCAATTCATGATAGTAGTCAGCACAAAAATCGTCCACTCATTAGAGTGAACTGCGCCTCTATCCCTAGAGAACTCTTTGAGAGTGAATTTTTCGGTCATGTTAAAGGGGCTTTTACTGGTGCAATAAATGACCGTGCAGGACGTTTTGAGTTAGCAAATGGCGGAACGCTTTTTTTAGATGAAGTCGGTGAAATACCTTTTGAGTTACAAGGAAAACTATTGCGTGTACTTCAAGAACAGCAATTTGAACGCGTCGGTGAATCTAAAACACGCTCTGTTGATGTAAGAATCATTGCCGCAACTAATCGAGACTTAAAAGAAGAAGTCGCAAAAAAACAGTTTCGAGAAGATTTGTTTTTCAGACTGAATGTTTTCCCAATAGAGTCAATCCCACTGCGTGAAAGGACTGAAGATATTCCATTATTAGCTAACCACTTATTAAAAATTGCCCGTAAAAAGTTTGTAAAACCAAATATTCAACTAACCGTAGGTGATATACAGAAATTAATTGATTATCAATGGCCTGGAAACATTCGCGAATTACTAAATGTCATTGAAAGAGGTATCATTTTAGCTACCGATTCGCGTCTGGAGTTAAATCTACCGCTAACAAATCAGAACTACACATCCTTAAAAAACGACATTGAAAATACATTTCAAATACAAACTAAACAAGAACTATCGAACCTAGATAAACAAAATATTATTAATGCACTTAAAGCTTGCCGTGGCAAAATATTTGGACAAAATGGCGCGGCAGAAGCATTAAAAATAAAACCCACCACACTTGCATCTCGCATTAAAAAATATCAAATTAATAGACATCAATACATCAACTAA
- a CDS encoding ABC transporter substrate-binding protein: protein MSFKSLNDPFNEKKSLLHKADCDCPICKVESSPLNPSQKQAEVERSVYESSIQVYGSHEMPEHNSALDSNEAIMDRAIESAVVRSVFGHNEFSRRSFLSMVGAGTAAAVLGTVFPMEEAKAALKESMGMGKLEKSKLNIGFVPITCATPIIMAHPMGFYEKNGLDVSLIKTAGWAVARDKSLAKEYDAAHMLTPMPLAMSMGAGSTAKPFIMPTVENINGQAIVLHVDHKDKRDPKQWKGFKFGVPFEYSMHNFLLRYYVAEHGLDPDKDIQIRVVPPPEMVANLRAGNLDGYLSPDPFNQRAIWEKVGFIHTLTKDIWEGHPCCAFACSKEFAVENPNTYGALLRSIIDATEYSAKAENRKEISAAIAPKNYLNQPVPVIEQVLTGRYADGLGGVQNVPDRIDFDPFPWHSMGVWILTQMKRWGYIEGNIDYNKIAEEVYLAAETGKVMKELGYAPPEKTYKNYFIMGKEFDYNKPEEYIASFAIKR from the coding sequence ATGTCATTTAAAAGCTTGAACGATCCATTTAATGAAAAGAAAAGTTTGTTGCACAAAGCAGATTGCGATTGTCCAATTTGCAAAGTTGAATCATCACCGTTAAATCCATCTCAAAAGCAGGCTGAAGTTGAGCGTTCTGTTTATGAGTCATCTATTCAAGTTTACGGTAGTCATGAAATGCCAGAGCATAATTCGGCTTTAGATAGTAATGAAGCCATTATGGACAGGGCAATTGAGAGTGCGGTTGTACGCTCGGTGTTTGGACACAATGAATTTAGTCGCCGTTCATTTTTAAGTATGGTTGGAGCCGGTACGGCTGCTGCGGTTTTGGGTACTGTATTCCCAATGGAGGAGGCCAAAGCCGCTTTGAAAGAATCTATGGGTATGGGAAAACTTGAAAAAAGTAAGCTCAACATAGGTTTTGTACCGATTACTTGTGCTACGCCAATTATTATGGCTCACCCAATGGGTTTTTATGAAAAAAATGGTCTTGATGTCAGTCTAATTAAAACAGCTGGCTGGGCTGTGGCTCGTGATAAATCTTTAGCTAAAGAATATGATGCTGCACATATGTTGACACCTATGCCATTGGCAATGTCTATGGGGGCTGGTTCTACGGCTAAGCCATTCATTATGCCTACGGTTGAGAATATTAATGGTCAGGCAATAGTATTGCATGTTGATCACAAAGATAAGCGTGATCCAAAACAGTGGAAGGGCTTTAAGTTTGGCGTACCATTTGAGTATTCCATGCATAACTTCCTTCTTCGTTACTATGTTGCTGAACATGGTTTAGATCCAGATAAAGACATTCAAATTCGTGTCGTTCCACCACCAGAAATGGTTGCAAACTTACGAGCAGGAAACCTGGATGGTTACCTTTCACCTGACCCATTTAACCAGCGTGCAATTTGGGAAAAAGTCGGTTTTATTCATACATTAACTAAAGACATTTGGGAAGGACATCCTTGCTGTGCATTTGCCTGTAGCAAAGAGTTTGCTGTTGAAAACCCAAATACTTATGGTGCATTGTTAAGATCAATTATTGATGCAACTGAATATTCGGCCAAAGCTGAAAATCGCAAAGAAATATCTGCAGCGATTGCTCCTAAAAACTATCTAAATCAGCCTGTTCCAGTTATAGAGCAGGTATTAACGGGACGTTATGCTGATGGATTAGGTGGTGTTCAAAATGTTCCTGATCGAATCGATTTTGACCCTTTCCCATGGCATTCTATGGGTGTATGGATTCTAACGCAGATGAAGCGTTGGGGTTATATCGAAGGTAACATTGACTACAATAAAATCGCCGAAGAAGTTTATTTAGCTGCTGAAACTGGGAAAGTTATGAAGGAGTTAGGTTATGCGCCTCCTGAAAAAACTTACAAAAACTACTTCATCATGGGCAAGGAGTTTGACTACAACAAGCCAGAAGAATATATCGCTAGTTTTGCAATTAAACGTTAG
- the ntrB gene encoding nitrate ABC transporter permease encodes MLKSLSLRSALLSVVLLAVLLGSWELMNQIPSDSKPMTEYEMLMGGASQEARVPPPSAIIELAIKELSDPFYDAGPNDKGIGIQLGYSIYRVLVGFFFAALIAIPVGFLIGMSPLMYNALNPYIQVLRPISPLAWMPLALFIIKDSETSAIFVIFICSIWPMLLNTAFGVSNVRKDWINVAKTHELSPIKTALLVILPAAAPTILTGMRISIGIAWLVIVAAEMLVGGTGIGYYVWNEWNNLDLASVIFSILMIGLVGMLLDMFLAYAALLVEYKE; translated from the coding sequence ATGTTAAAATCGCTATCGCTTAGATCTGCACTGCTTTCAGTCGTCTTGTTAGCTGTTTTGCTGGGTTCTTGGGAGTTAATGAATCAAATTCCATCTGACAGCAAACCTATGACGGAATATGAAATGTTGATGGGTGGAGCCTCACAAGAAGCCCGTGTGCCGCCACCATCAGCAATTATTGAATTGGCAATAAAAGAACTGAGTGACCCTTTTTATGATGCTGGGCCAAATGATAAAGGAATCGGCATTCAGTTAGGGTATTCAATTTATCGTGTTTTGGTAGGTTTCTTTTTTGCTGCATTGATAGCCATTCCAGTCGGCTTTTTGATTGGAATGTCACCGTTAATGTATAACGCTCTAAATCCATATATTCAGGTTTTACGCCCCATTTCGCCTCTAGCTTGGATGCCTTTAGCACTCTTCATTATCAAAGACTCAGAAACGTCAGCAATATTTGTGATTTTTATTTGCTCTATATGGCCGATGTTATTGAATACTGCGTTTGGTGTATCAAATGTTCGCAAAGATTGGATTAATGTTGCTAAAACTCATGAACTTAGTCCTATTAAGACAGCTTTATTAGTTATTTTGCCAGCGGCTGCCCCAACAATTTTAACGGGGATGCGCATTTCAATTGGGATTGCCTGGTTGGTTATCGTTGCAGCAGAAATGTTGGTTGGTGGAACGGGTATAGGTTATTACGTTTGGAATGAATGGAATAACTTGGATCTTGCCAGTGTCATTTTTTCAATCCTGATGATTGGTTTGGTTGGCATGCTTTTGGATATGTTTTTGGCTTATGCCGCATTGTTAGTTGAATATAAAGAATAG
- a CDS encoding ABC transporter ATP-binding protein, with amino-acid sequence MTSKFLEVQGLKKSYPGQNKSESVTIFENANFNIEKGEFVCVIGHSGCGKSTILNILAGLDDASDGIVLMNGREVSGPSLDRGVIFQNYSLLPWRTALQNITFAVQARWPNWSKEDVLAHSQKYLDLVGLKDAIHRKPSQLSGGMRQRVSIARAFATQPQLLLMDEPFGALDALTRGVIQEELIKIWSEDKQTVFMITHDVDEAILLSDRILLMTNGPKARIAESVKISIPRPRTRTDIIHHPNYYKTRNHLVDFLVNRSKTLSGENQETVIGNYPKEVIFHD; translated from the coding sequence ATGACATCAAAATTTCTTGAAGTACAAGGGTTAAAAAAGAGTTATCCGGGACAAAATAAGTCGGAATCTGTAACCATCTTTGAAAATGCCAATTTTAATATTGAAAAAGGGGAGTTTGTCTGTGTCATAGGACATTCTGGTTGTGGAAAATCAACAATTTTGAATATTTTGGCAGGTTTAGACGATGCCTCGGATGGGATTGTTTTAATGAATGGTCGAGAGGTTTCCGGCCCAAGTCTTGATCGAGGTGTTATTTTTCAAAACTACAGCTTATTGCCATGGCGTACTGCCTTGCAAAATATAACTTTTGCAGTGCAGGCTAGATGGCCGAACTGGAGTAAAGAAGATGTCTTGGCTCATAGCCAAAAATATTTAGATTTGGTGGGGCTTAAAGATGCCATACATAGAAAGCCGTCTCAACTTTCTGGGGGAATGCGTCAACGTGTTAGCATTGCGCGTGCGTTTGCTACTCAGCCTCAATTGTTGCTTATGGATGAACCATTTGGGGCTTTAGATGCTTTGACAAGAGGGGTCATTCAAGAGGAGTTAATTAAGATTTGGAGTGAGGACAAGCAAACCGTATTTATGATTACCCATGATGTTGATGAGGCCATTTTGCTGTCAGATAGAATTTTATTAATGACGAATGGTCCAAAGGCAAGAATTGCGGAATCCGTAAAAATATCGATACCAAGACCTCGAACACGCACGGATATTATTCATCATCCAAATTACTACAAAACCCGTAATCATTTGGTTGATTTTTTAGTTAACCGCTCCAAAACCCTTTCGGGTGAAAATCAAGAAACCGTTATAGGTAATTATCCAAAAGAAGTCATTTTTCATGATTAA
- the cynS gene encoding cyanase: protein MTKIEMTEAIILAKASKNVGWSEIAAATGLSEVYTTSACLGMNHLDSEPAAKLCNFLGLDSTVEDTLKAFPHKSWDKLVPTDPLIYRLYEIVGVYGPTMKELIHEKFGDGIMSAIDFTMDIEKEKNPAGDRVVITMNGKFLAYKAW from the coding sequence ATGACTAAAATTGAAATGACAGAAGCGATTATTCTTGCCAAAGCATCAAAGAATGTAGGCTGGTCTGAAATTGCTGCCGCGACAGGATTGAGTGAAGTTTATACAACCTCTGCTTGTTTGGGTATGAATCACTTAGATTCTGAACCAGCAGCAAAATTATGTAATTTTTTAGGTTTAGACTCCACTGTAGAGGACACACTAAAAGCCTTTCCTCATAAGTCTTGGGATAAACTAGTGCCAACAGATCCATTAATTTATCGGCTATACGAAATTGTCGGCGTATATGGTCCGACTATGAAAGAGTTAATTCATGAAAAGTTTGGGGATGGCATTATGAGTGCTATCGACTTTACAATGGATATTGAAAAAGAAAAAAATCCAGCAGGAGACCGCGTGGTGATTACAATGAATGGTAAGTTTTTAGCTTATAAAGCTTGGTAA
- a CDS encoding ATP-binding protein yields MTPIFKKQLMFALPIFLIILGLMLAVFEIDQSLREKTIIHNFKNDTKHIAEHIQNHLVGVNSDVLFLAAQKKALGTLCYQHEDKLSSGLSAEYLKFMELNPQYIQLRLIDLMGQEVVRVDRIQDQVIATPYEALQDKSGRYYFKEAEHITPGTVYQSLFDLNIEQGVIERPFKPTIRFLSPVVDELNKTVGFVALNLDASRLLNELEIFAKNSKGDVYWVNRNGYYFMSPDESQNWGFMFGKTAWSLASEFADVWRNLPNIDAQGDLLDNSVFYQLEVLNSQTPMSAEQFNYHQLPNQGADMPWYVVGRLNLNDLPDLVWWQHYWPLVFSALLALVLLFLLRLTSRLVTTVSELSRRESALVESQNAVMQSQTRFKELFEAVPVGLMIINQHGQVESSNQQIKQLLNLSLPSRPDEQLTNLVKELFKFALHQTLEDFFAAPKRVEVLRDNPFVCSCDGDIQKFFEVIIDPLSYGQEQLAIVVMRDVTSGLQIEDQLRQSQKMEAIGQLTGGIAHDFNNMLGIVMGNLELLKLNSEQDEKQLTRIDNMMTALKNAASLTQKLLGISRKKTLKIETIDVSLLMNEVLEMLHRTIKHRIQIHYQSGSDLPLIRVDASELLNALINLAVNAKDAMPDGGSIFIKTERVYLDEAYVNSIAESIPEGEYLKIEVEDTGSGIPPEIIDKVLEPFYTTKEIGKGTGLGLAMVYGFIKQSNGHMHIYSEVGKGTNIHIYLPVVEDGSLKTLSATPSTQSLIHLAGKKVLVVDDEIHLASILKDYLLLDGMECDLAFTGDQAWLNLTQKSYDLVISDIVMPGKIDGIKLAELILTLKHPMPVILCSGFSSDLLVKQHLMNGDILFIKKPYSRDIVQQTVLKAFKCLGANHAS; encoded by the coding sequence ATGACGCCAATATTTAAAAAGCAACTGATGTTTGCGCTACCTATTTTTTTAATTATTTTAGGGTTAATGCTCGCGGTATTTGAAATTGATCAGTCCTTGCGTGAAAAGACCATTATTCACAACTTTAAAAATGACACCAAACACATCGCGGAACACATTCAAAACCATTTGGTTGGGGTGAATTCTGATGTGCTATTTCTTGCCGCGCAAAAAAAAGCTTTGGGGACGTTATGCTACCAACATGAAGATAAACTGTCCAGCGGCTTGTCTGCTGAGTATTTGAAATTTATGGAACTCAATCCTCAGTATATTCAATTACGCTTAATTGACCTTATGGGGCAAGAAGTGGTTAGAGTTGACCGTATCCAAGATCAAGTCATTGCGACTCCTTATGAGGCTTTGCAAGACAAATCAGGGCGCTATTACTTTAAGGAAGCCGAGCATATTACCCCAGGCACTGTCTACCAGTCTTTATTTGATTTAAATATAGAGCAGGGTGTGATTGAGCGGCCATTTAAACCCACAATTCGTTTTTTAAGCCCAGTGGTGGATGAACTTAATAAAACGGTGGGGTTTGTGGCGCTCAATTTAGACGCTTCTCGCCTATTAAATGAGCTTGAAATCTTTGCAAAAAATAGCAAAGGTGATGTTTATTGGGTGAATCGCAATGGCTATTATTTTATGAGCCCAGATGAAAGCCAAAACTGGGGTTTTATGTTTGGTAAAACGGCTTGGAGCCTAGCTTCCGAGTTTGCAGATGTTTGGAGAAACTTGCCTAACATAGATGCTCAGGGAGACTTGTTAGATAACTCAGTCTTTTATCAGCTAGAGGTTTTAAATAGTCAAACGCCTATGTCAGCTGAGCAATTTAATTATCATCAATTGCCTAATCAGGGGGCAGATATGCCTTGGTATGTGGTTGGTCGTTTAAATTTAAATGACTTGCCTGATTTGGTTTGGTGGCAACACTATTGGCCGTTGGTATTTTCCGCCTTATTAGCGCTGGTTTTATTATTTTTACTCAGATTGACGAGTCGCTTGGTGACAACGGTTTCAGAGCTGTCGCGTCGTGAGTCTGCATTAGTTGAGTCGCAAAATGCGGTGATGCAATCACAAACGCGATTCAAAGAATTGTTTGAAGCCGTCCCCGTTGGGTTGATGATTATTAATCAACATGGACAGGTTGAGTCGAGCAATCAACAAATTAAACAATTACTTAATCTGAGCTTACCAAGTAGGCCTGATGAACAATTGACTAATTTGGTAAAAGAACTCTTTAAGTTTGCTTTGCACCAAACGCTAGAGGATTTTTTTGCGGCGCCTAAAAGAGTTGAGGTCTTGCGTGATAACCCCTTTGTTTGCAGCTGCGATGGTGACATTCAAAAGTTTTTTGAGGTGATTATTGATCCTTTGTCTTATGGGCAAGAGCAGTTAGCGATTGTGGTGATGCGCGATGTGACTTCGGGGTTACAGATAGAAGATCAACTGCGACAAAGTCAAAAAATGGAAGCGATTGGGCAACTCACCGGTGGCATTGCTCACGATTTTAACAATATGCTGGGTATTGTAATGGGCAATTTAGAGTTGTTAAAATTGAACTCAGAACAGGACGAAAAACAGCTAACTCGCATTGATAATATGATGACCGCCCTTAAAAATGCTGCCAGTTTAACTCAGAAGTTGTTGGGTATTTCGCGCAAAAAAACGTTGAAGATTGAAACCATTGATGTGTCTTTGTTGATGAATGAAGTGCTTGAAATGTTGCATCGCACTATTAAACATCGCATCCAAATTCACTATCAGTCTGGGTCTGATTTACCGCTTATTCGGGTGGATGCATCCGAATTATTGAATGCGTTGATTAATCTAGCCGTCAATGCTAAGGATGCCATGCCGGACGGGGGCAGTATATTTATCAAAACTGAGCGCGTTTATTTGGATGAAGCTTATGTGAATTCAATAGCCGAAAGTATTCCAGAGGGTGAATATTTAAAAATTGAAGTTGAGGATACCGGTAGCGGCATTCCGCCAGAAATCATTGATAAGGTTCTAGAGCCTTTTTATACCACTAAAGAGATAGGTAAGGGCACGGGATTAGGCTTGGCGATGGTTTACGGGTTTATCAAACAATCTAATGGACACATGCATATTTATAGTGAGGTTGGCAAGGGTACCAATATTCACATCTATTTACCGGTAGTAGAGGATGGCAGCTTAAAAACCCTTAGCGCAACGCCTAGCACACAATCATTAATACATTTGGCAGGAAAAAAAGTATTGGTTGTGGATGACGAAATTCACTTAGCAAGCATTTTAAAAGACTATTTGTTGTTGGATGGTATGGAATGTGATTTGGCTTTTACAGGTGACCAGGCCTGGTTGAATTTAACCCAAAAAAGTTACGATTTGGTGATTTCTGATATCGTGATGCCCGGCAAAATTGATGGTATAAAACTGGCTGAATTGATTCTAACCCTAAAGCATCCTATGCCGGTGATTTTATGCAGTGGTTTTTCGAGTGATTTATTGGTGAAGCAACACCTAATGAATGGAGACATTTTATTTATTAAGAAACCTTATTCGCGCGATATTGTTCAACAAACGGTACTTAAGGCATTTAAATGCTTAGGAGCCAATCATGCCAGCTAA
- a CDS encoding EAL domain-containing response regulator → MPAKVFVLDDESLYGQMIAEFADLYHLTTIAHDDASNLETLLTGIDDFSLFFLDLHMPKHDGIEVLRLLESSGYQGKIVLMSGFDESVLASAYHLAVTQGLRVVDTLSKPFNLDKLRGILAEFASEKNPPNLPVRQASAEISKLSHEMVIKSLYEDRFILHYQPQIRLVDHKLIGLECLVRLKGDQGLIYPGQFIEVIEQNALTNYLIMAVVRKLCEDYQRCLSQIHEVTFSINVSALDLDNLTFPDFLADLIAKCQLSPQQIVIEITESRAIEQIKIGLDVLTRLRLKGFHLSIDDFGTGTAVLSNIKNMPFNELKIDKSFVDRLTRDGRTNQLTQDLIHMAHNLKLMTVAEGVENIESLNILKKLGCQIVQGYYFAKPMAAEDLMSWVAQNQWD, encoded by the coding sequence ATGCCAGCTAAAGTTTTTGTATTAGATGATGAGTCTTTGTATGGACAGATGATTGCTGAGTTTGCTGATTTGTATCACCTAACAACCATTGCGCATGACGATGCCAGCAATTTGGAAACGCTGTTAACAGGTATTGATGATTTTAGTTTGTTCTTTTTAGATTTGCACATGCCCAAACACGATGGCATAGAGGTGTTACGCTTACTTGAGTCCTCGGGTTATCAAGGCAAAATTGTTTTAATGAGTGGATTTGATGAATCAGTATTGGCATCTGCGTATCACTTGGCAGTTACGCAAGGTTTGCGCGTAGTCGACACTTTAAGCAAGCCTTTTAATTTGGATAAATTGCGCGGCATCTTGGCTGAGTTTGCCAGTGAAAAAAATCCGCCTAACTTACCAGTGCGACAGGCGTCAGCTGAGATCTCAAAACTTTCTCACGAAATGGTGATTAAGTCTTTGTATGAAGACAGGTTTATTTTGCATTATCAACCGCAAATTCGTTTGGTCGATCACAAATTGATTGGGCTAGAATGTTTGGTTAGGCTTAAAGGCGACCAGGGTTTGATTTACCCTGGGCAGTTTATAGAAGTGATTGAACAAAATGCCTTAACCAACTATTTGATTATGGCCGTGGTTAGGAAACTATGCGAGGATTACCAACGCTGTTTATCACAAATCCACGAGGTGACTTTTTCAATTAACGTGTCTGCGTTGGACTTAGATAATTTAACCTTTCCAGATTTTTTAGCAGACTTAATTGCTAAATGTCAGTTGTCACCTCAGCAAATCGTAATTGAAATTACTGAAAGTCGTGCGATAGAGCAAATCAAAATTGGATTGGATGTTTTGACTCGCTTACGTTTAAAAGGGTTTCATTTATCGATTGATGATTTTGGCACTGGCACAGCTGTACTAAGTAATATTAAAAATATGCCGTTTAATGAACTCAAGATTGATAAGTCTTTTGTGGATAGGCTTACTCGTGATGGGAGGACTAATCAATTAACACAAGATTTGATTCATATGGCGCACAATTTAAAGTTGATGACCGTGGCTGAGGGTGTTGAGAATATCGAATCCTTAAATATTTTGAAAAAATTAGGTTGTCAAATCGTACAAGGTTATTACTTTGCCAAACCCATGGCAGCAGAAGACTTGATGAGTTGGGTTGCGCAAAATCAGTGGGATTAA
- a CDS encoding ribonuclease J: MLNFFTTKPEFPIPSSRELWCLPLGGVGEIGQNLMIYGHAGQYLMVDCGMGFLSLPNEITQTQRVVPDISPLLSQKNRLQGIVITHGHEDHLGALVHVWPQLQVPIYASAFSAALIERKFAQAELDISRFLYTIATLNPVTVGFFEVQWLPVTHSIVQSHSLQISTALGTVLHTADWKMDANPLLEAPFSFKPFGHIKNLVALIGDSTNALKPGKTPSESACFADLLETVQQQPYRVVVSCFSSNLARLITLARVAKASGRYFAVMGRAMEQMLSLAKAHGYWPADLQALSPYELGYLPRHEVMLITTGSQGEPNSGLWRLARNNSRFMGLEAEDCIIFSANKIPDNLVRIQNLIQAFKLQGITVIHAEEYKDKHLHVSGHPSQQDIVELYQHLKPPLVIPVHGEAIHLQAHAQLIKEHQLAQTVLLGENGDLFQIIPSGKVIKNRVEVGLISI; this comes from the coding sequence ATGCTGAATTTTTTTACAACAAAACCAGAGTTTCCCATTCCATCTTCGCGTGAGCTCTGGTGCTTGCCCCTTGGCGGTGTGGGAGAGATTGGTCAAAACCTGATGATTTATGGTCATGCAGGGCAATACTTGATGGTGGATTGTGGCATGGGCTTTTTATCCCTGCCAAATGAAATAACTCAAACCCAACGCGTTGTGCCAGACATTAGCCCTTTATTAAGCCAAAAAAATCGCTTACAAGGCATAGTGATTACCCATGGCCATGAAGACCACTTAGGCGCTTTGGTTCATGTATGGCCACAACTTCAAGTCCCTATCTACGCCAGTGCCTTTAGCGCTGCCTTGATTGAGCGTAAGTTTGCTCAGGCGGAGTTGGACATCAGTCGATTTCTTTATACCATTGCGACCCTAAACCCAGTTACGGTTGGGTTTTTTGAAGTGCAATGGTTACCGGTAACTCATTCAATTGTTCAATCTCATAGTCTTCAGATTTCCACGGCTTTGGGGACTGTTTTGCACACAGCCGACTGGAAAATGGATGCCAATCCCCTTTTAGAAGCCCCTTTTAGTTTTAAACCGTTTGGTCACATCAAAAACTTGGTTGCTCTGATTGGTGACTCGACCAACGCCTTAAAGCCTGGTAAAACGCCTTCAGAAAGTGCCTGCTTTGCTGATCTGTTGGAAACCGTTCAACAACAACCCTACCGAGTTGTGGTCAGTTGCTTTAGCAGTAATCTAGCGCGCTTAATCACTTTGGCTAGGGTTGCTAAGGCATCAGGACGATATTTTGCAGTGATGGGGCGTGCGATGGAGCAAATGCTCAGTCTTGCCAAGGCTCATGGGTACTGGCCTGCCGACCTGCAAGCACTATCGCCTTATGAACTGGGTTATTTACCCCGCCATGAAGTCATGCTTATCACGACTGGCTCGCAAGGAGAACCCAACTCAGGTTTATGGCGTTTAGCTCGAAATAACTCTAGATTTATGGGGCTTGAAGCGGAGGATTGCATTATATTCAGTGCTAACAAAATTCCAGACAACCTTGTGCGTATTCAAAACTTGATACAGGCCTTTAAATTGCAAGGCATCACGGTCATTCACGCCGAAGAATACAAAGATAAGCATCTTCATGTATCAGGCCATCCAAGCCAACAGGACATCGTAGAATTGTATCAACACCTCAAACCACCCTTGGTCATACCGGTACATGGCGAAGCCATTCACTTACAAGCCCACGCACAGTTAATTAAAGAACACCAACTGGCGCAAACTGTATTGCTAGGCGAAAACGGCGACTTGTTTCAAATCATTCCATCAGGCAAGGTGATTAAAAATCGGGTTGAAGTGGGTCTAATCAGTATTTGA